A single genomic interval of Dyella sp. GSA-30 harbors:
- a CDS encoding YfhO family protein → MTWRQHPLLRAGVLLVLVWLLLNLPTLLGGRILPWDAIDQFYPTVYFNAHSLRHGMAPWWNPHIYAGYPQIADPQGMLFSPLLMAWMMIPSSPGASWFAWGVLLHVLMGGVACLAVLRRMGATSAGALIGAIVFMAGGVAASRLEHVPIVLAYAYAPVVLLALKVFVARPRWSYGLLLGLATGAMLTHLVQLTYLLALMLMAYAIAASAAHWRSYSGRDRLHWLAGSALACLVALAMALPQLLLSYAFVALSNRAELPLEASRVASLDMRAFLTLIVPNALHALRGTYNGPSSGIEAYFYLGALPSLMLCGLGAAWRDRQQRRQLLFFAVVALLATLYMFGLHTPFYGWLYAWLPGIKQFRRPADAAYLLNMAFAFVIGMAASHVDLKSRKTIIWMLGIAIVWLLVASASMRADNARWQPATLSAAIAAAIACWWLRKTERDIRHVLVAMLAVMVIDYRCFSLNGSFNETNDTARAFLRNDAANYLATQLHDTPGALPARIEPVDASVFWDNLVVLRDFQSTQGYNPLRYALYDRWYGARDNGNLPRPSTPFNLDSGSSLTRLLATKYLVRNTSEHAPPWTAPTGYERVFSGSHSEVWRNQAALPRLLTPLQAQVTTSPTPNDFATADFTKLVLLTPRDAADEALARTDQERCVGQVQVQTATATPTHIALNVRTAQAGWLVMSELDFPGWTAEVDATPLRIHRANGMFRAVCVPAGEHTLAFSFHPWNMVADALRRR, encoded by the coding sequence GTGACGTGGCGGCAACACCCTTTGCTCAGGGCTGGCGTCCTGCTGGTTCTCGTGTGGCTGCTGCTGAACCTGCCCACGTTGCTCGGCGGACGTATTCTGCCCTGGGATGCGATCGACCAGTTCTATCCCACGGTCTATTTCAACGCGCATAGCCTGCGCCATGGCATGGCGCCCTGGTGGAATCCGCATATCTATGCGGGTTACCCGCAGATCGCCGACCCGCAGGGCATGCTGTTTTCGCCGTTGCTGATGGCCTGGATGATGATCCCTTCATCACCCGGCGCGAGCTGGTTTGCCTGGGGTGTTCTTCTTCATGTGCTGATGGGCGGTGTGGCCTGCCTGGCAGTGCTGCGCCGCATGGGCGCCACCTCGGCGGGGGCATTGATCGGCGCGATCGTGTTCATGGCCGGCGGCGTCGCTGCATCGCGGCTCGAACACGTGCCGATCGTGCTTGCATACGCCTATGCTCCTGTCGTGCTGCTCGCGCTGAAGGTATTCGTCGCCCGCCCTCGCTGGAGCTACGGCCTGCTGCTGGGCCTGGCGACCGGCGCCATGCTGACGCACCTGGTACAGCTGACTTATCTGCTAGCGCTGATGCTGATGGCCTACGCCATAGCTGCAAGCGCGGCGCATTGGCGAAGCTACTCGGGGCGCGACCGGCTGCACTGGCTTGCCGGCAGCGCGCTGGCTTGTCTGGTCGCATTGGCGATGGCCTTGCCGCAATTGCTGCTCAGCTACGCCTTCGTGGCGCTGTCCAACCGTGCCGAGCTGCCGCTCGAGGCATCACGCGTAGCCTCGCTGGACATGCGTGCCTTCCTGACGCTGATCGTTCCCAATGCCTTGCATGCCTTGCGGGGCACCTATAACGGCCCGTCGTCCGGGATCGAGGCGTATTTTTATCTGGGCGCCCTCCCCAGTTTGATGCTCTGCGGCCTGGGCGCTGCATGGCGCGACCGGCAGCAACGTCGTCAGCTGCTGTTCTTCGCGGTGGTGGCGTTGCTGGCGACCTTGTACATGTTCGGCCTGCACACCCCGTTCTACGGTTGGCTGTATGCCTGGTTGCCGGGAATCAAACAGTTTCGCCGGCCGGCGGATGCGGCCTACCTGCTCAACATGGCGTTCGCTTTCGTTATCGGCATGGCGGCAAGCCACGTCGACCTGAAATCCCGTAAAACGATTATCTGGATGCTCGGCATCGCCATCGTCTGGTTGCTGGTGGCAAGCGCGTCGATGCGCGCCGACAATGCGCGCTGGCAACCGGCCACCTTGTCAGCCGCCATCGCAGCGGCGATCGCCTGCTGGTGGTTGCGCAAGACGGAGCGCGATATCCGGCATGTGCTCGTCGCCATGCTGGCCGTCATGGTGATCGACTATCGCTGCTTCAGCCTCAATGGCAGCTTCAACGAAACCAACGACACGGCACGTGCTTTCCTGCGCAATGATGCCGCCAACTATCTCGCGACACAGCTTCACGATACGCCGGGTGCATTGCCTGCACGCATCGAACCTGTCGATGCCAGCGTCTTCTGGGACAACCTGGTCGTGCTGCGCGATTTTCAATCGACCCAGGGCTATAACCCGCTGCGCTACGCCTTGTACGACCGCTGGTACGGTGCGCGCGACAACGGCAACCTGCCGCGCCCATCCACGCCCTTCAATCTCGATTCGGGCAGCTCATTGACCCGGTTGCTCGCTACCAAATATCTGGTGCGAAACACATCGGAACATGCGCCACCATGGACAGCTCCGACGGGATACGAGCGGGTGTTCTCAGGCTCTCACAGCGAAGTGTGGCGCAACCAGGCGGCGCTACCGCGACTGTTGACGCCACTGCAGGCTCAGGTGACGACCTCACCGACGCCGAATGATTTCGCCACCGCGGATTTCACCAAGCTTGTCCTGCTCACACCGCGAGACGCTGCCGATGAAGCGCTCGCACGCACGGATCAGGAACGCTGCGTGGGTCAGGTGCAGGTTCAAACCGCGACGGCAACACCGACACACATCGCCTTGAACGTGCGAACGGCGCAAGCCGGCTGGCTCGTCATGAGCGAGCTGGATTTCCCTGGATGGACTGCCGAAGTCGATGCTACGCCCCTGCGCATTCATCGTGCCAACGGTATGTTTCGCGCGGTGTGTGTTCCCGCGGGCGAACACACACTGGCCTTCAGTTTCCACCCTTGGAACATGGTGGCCGACGCCTTGCGGCGACGTTGA
- a CDS encoding TonB-dependent receptor, translated as MKLSLLALSLAAALGAAPLYATDTPAGANAPSQGADNDTTPQGSRNKPANKVQNLGAIDVTAALDQARNSLSPDTGSSQYVIDQKAIAALPLGASTPLNQVLLQAPGVVQDSYGQLHIRGDHANLQYRVNGVLIPESISGFGQTLDARTIKEVKLIDGALPAQYGLRTAAVVDITTKSGHDLGNGGSVGVMGGSFGTFNPNASIWGSTDRWSYFLTANYLENDVGIENPTSSRTPIHDHTNQVKGFGDISYLINDTTRLSFMFGVSNSRFQIPNNPDQTPQFGYLDTVDFNSANLNEQQQEKTRFGVLALQGKIGETAYQVSAGQRYSSVNFTPDAIGDLMFNGVAADINRTNRASTLQADFSTPLGDSHTLRYGIYGSFEHGNINNNSLVFPANDDGSQASTTPIGILDDSRLIARTYSAYVQDEWSVTDKWTINYGVRGDKYHLFRDESQLSPRLGLVYQATPDTTLHAGYSRYFVPPATEIISTTNIAKFAGTTNQLPSDGNNTALSERSDYYDAGVSQNIGPLTLGLDAYYRKVSRLQDEGQFGAALVYSNFNYEFGRIRGVEFTANFDQGPVSAYFNMAYNRAMGKRIITGQYNFSPDDLAYIYNNYIHLDHDQKLTSSGGVSYAITGDTKVGADYIFGSGLRSDGAVPNGLSLPYYFQLNLNVSHDFNFDSTGTLHTQLALINALDRTYELRDGTGVGVGAPQFGPRRGLYLSVQKDF; from the coding sequence ATGAAACTTTCCCTGCTTGCCTTGAGCTTGGCTGCTGCGCTGGGCGCGGCGCCGCTGTACGCCACCGATACCCCCGCTGGCGCCAATGCCCCGTCCCAGGGCGCGGACAACGACACCACCCCGCAAGGCTCGCGCAACAAGCCGGCCAACAAGGTACAGAACCTGGGCGCGATCGACGTCACGGCGGCTCTGGACCAGGCGCGCAACTCGCTGTCGCCGGACACCGGCAGCAGCCAGTACGTGATCGACCAGAAGGCCATCGCGGCTCTGCCGCTGGGCGCATCGACGCCGCTTAACCAGGTGCTGCTGCAGGCGCCGGGCGTGGTGCAGGATTCCTATGGCCAGCTGCATATCCGCGGCGATCACGCCAACCTGCAATATCGCGTCAATGGCGTGCTGATTCCCGAGTCGATCTCCGGCTTCGGCCAGACGTTGGATGCGCGCACGATCAAGGAAGTGAAGCTGATCGACGGCGCGCTGCCGGCTCAGTATGGCCTGCGCACCGCGGCGGTCGTCGACATCACCACCAAGAGCGGCCACGACCTGGGCAACGGCGGCAGCGTCGGCGTCATGGGCGGCTCGTTCGGCACCTTCAATCCGAATGCATCGATCTGGGGCAGCACCGATCGCTGGAGCTACTTCCTCACGGCGAACTATCTGGAAAACGATGTCGGCATCGAAAACCCGACCTCGAGCCGCACGCCGATCCACGACCACACCAACCAGGTGAAGGGTTTTGGCGATATCTCGTATCTGATCAACGACACGACGCGCCTGAGCTTCATGTTCGGCGTGAGCAACAGCCGCTTTCAGATTCCGAACAATCCGGACCAGACGCCGCAGTTCGGCTATCTCGACACGGTCGATTTCAATTCGGCCAATCTCAACGAACAGCAGCAGGAAAAGACGCGCTTCGGCGTGCTTGCGCTGCAGGGCAAGATCGGCGAGACCGCCTATCAGGTGTCCGCCGGCCAGCGTTACAGCAGCGTCAACTTCACTCCGGACGCGATCGGCGACCTGATGTTCAACGGCGTGGCTGCCGATATCAATCGCACCAACCGTGCCAGCACCTTGCAGGCGGATTTCTCCACGCCGCTGGGCGATAGCCATACGCTGCGCTACGGCATCTACGGTTCGTTCGAGCACGGCAACATCAACAACAATTCGCTGGTGTTTCCCGCCAACGACGATGGCAGCCAGGCCAGCACCACGCCGATCGGCATTCTCGATGACAGCCGCCTGATTGCGCGTACGTATTCGGCCTATGTGCAGGACGAGTGGAGCGTGACCGACAAGTGGACGATCAACTACGGCGTGCGCGGCGACAAGTACCATCTGTTCCGCGATGAAAGCCAGTTGAGCCCGCGCCTGGGACTGGTCTATCAGGCCACGCCCGATACCACGCTGCACGCGGGTTACTCGCGTTACTTCGTGCCGCCGGCTACCGAAATCATTTCGACCACCAATATCGCCAAGTTCGCCGGTACCACCAATCAGCTACCGAGCGATGGCAACAATACGGCGCTGTCCGAGCGTTCCGATTACTACGATGCGGGCGTGTCGCAGAACATCGGTCCGTTGACCCTGGGCCTGGATGCGTACTACCGCAAGGTCAGCCGCTTGCAGGATGAAGGTCAGTTTGGCGCGGCGCTGGTTTACTCGAACTTCAACTACGAGTTCGGTCGCATCCGCGGTGTGGAGTTCACGGCCAACTTCGACCAGGGCCCGGTCTCGGCATACTTCAACATGGCGTACAACCGCGCCATGGGCAAGCGCATCATCACCGGCCAGTACAACTTCAGCCCGGACGATCTGGCGTATATCTACAACAACTACATCCATCTCGATCACGACCAGAAGCTGACCTCGTCCGGCGGCGTCAGCTACGCGATCACTGGCGATACCAAGGTCGGCGCCGATTACATCTTCGGTAGCGGCCTTCGCTCCGACGGTGCCGTGCCGAACGGCTTGTCGCTGCCGTATTACTTCCAGCTCAACTTGAACGTCTCGCACGATTTCAACTTCGACAGCACCGGCACGTTGCACACGCAGCTGGCACTGATCAATGCGCTCGACCGTACCTACGAGCTGCGCGACGGTACCGGCGTGGGCGTGGGCGCCCCGCAGTTCGGTCCGCGCCGCGGGCTGTACCTGAGCGTGCAGAAAGACTTTTAA
- a CDS encoding multifunctional CCA addition/repair protein — protein MRIYLVGGAVRDALLQRPVADHDHVVVGASPDEMLALGYKAVGKDFPVFLHPKTGEEYALARTERKTGRGYHGFAVHADASVTLEEDLARRDLTINAIAQGEDGTLVDPFHGARDIEQRVLRHVSDAFVEDPVRLLRVARFAARFAPLGFTVADETMALMRQMVEQGEVDHLVAERVWQETRKALGEPQPSAFVRVLRETGALKVLFPEVDALYGVPQRAEFHPEVDTGIHIEMVLDMAARLAPGNDLVGFCALTHDLGKALTPADVLPRHLMHEHNGIEPLRVLAARLKVPTEYAALAESVCREHLNAHRAFELRPATILKLLTSLDALRRPERLEVFLTACEADKRGRLEHENDAYPQAAYLREARAAAAGVTAAEFVARGLSGPTIGEAMEQARCTAIGQVKQSTAQ, from the coding sequence ATGCGTATTTACCTTGTCGGCGGCGCAGTCCGCGATGCCCTGCTGCAACGTCCGGTGGCCGATCACGATCATGTCGTGGTCGGTGCAAGCCCGGACGAGATGCTGGCGCTCGGCTATAAAGCCGTCGGTAAGGATTTCCCGGTTTTTCTGCATCCCAAGACCGGCGAGGAATACGCGCTGGCGCGCACCGAGCGCAAGACGGGCCGTGGCTATCACGGTTTCGCTGTGCACGCCGATGCCTCGGTCACCCTGGAAGAAGACCTGGCGCGCCGCGACCTGACGATCAACGCCATCGCACAGGGCGAGGACGGTACGCTGGTCGATCCGTTCCATGGCGCACGCGATATCGAGCAGCGCGTGCTGCGCCACGTCTCCGATGCATTCGTCGAAGATCCCGTACGCCTGCTACGTGTCGCGCGTTTCGCCGCGCGCTTTGCACCGTTGGGTTTTACTGTCGCCGACGAAACCATGGCGTTGATGCGCCAGATGGTCGAACAGGGCGAAGTCGACCATCTCGTCGCCGAGCGCGTATGGCAGGAAACTCGCAAGGCGCTCGGCGAGCCACAGCCTTCGGCTTTTGTGCGCGTGCTGCGTGAGACCGGTGCACTGAAGGTACTGTTTCCGGAAGTCGACGCGCTCTACGGCGTACCGCAGCGCGCCGAGTTTCATCCCGAGGTCGATACCGGCATTCACATCGAGATGGTGCTGGACATGGCCGCAAGGCTGGCACCGGGTAACGACCTGGTCGGCTTTTGCGCATTGACTCACGACCTGGGCAAGGCGCTGACGCCGGCCGATGTGTTGCCACGCCACCTGATGCACGAGCACAACGGCATCGAGCCGTTGCGGGTGCTCGCCGCGCGGCTGAAAGTGCCCACCGAATATGCCGCGCTGGCCGAGAGCGTATGCCGCGAGCATCTCAACGCCCATCGTGCGTTCGAGCTCAGACCGGCCACCATCCTGAAACTGCTCACCTCACTGGACGCTCTGCGACGCCCCGAGCGCCTGGAGGTCTTTCTGACGGCTTGTGAGGCGGACAAACGCGGGCGGCTGGAGCATGAGAACGATGCCTATCCGCAGGCGGCATACCTGCGCGAGGCCAGGGCCGCCGCAGCCGGCGTCACTGCGGCCGAATTCGTCGCCCGTGGACTAAGTGGGCCCACCATCGGGGAAGCCATGGAGCAAGCCCGCTGCACCGCGATCGGCCAGGTCAAACAAAGTACCGCGCAGTAA
- a CDS encoding alkaline phosphatase family protein, translated as MPINPSPSPLRQRFKPLWWLGIAYVVLGAITRIILLAMSGSGVPLNPLYYLYAFGIGLGYDLITLLYVAWPLLLYLWLMPVRAYVSRPGQWVLYILGLVLLFWLMFVGASELTFWAEFGTRFNFIAVDYLVYTTEVIGNIRESYPIGRWLTLLALAAIIVVWVTRRGLRASDGGTRFLQRGKVVLVWFVLTVLSVVAVKGTLKDRLDNAYVNELSGNGIYEFFAAFRSSHLDYARFYRTLPDDQAFKDVREMIKTPEATYLTDDPQDLTREIRHAGPEKHLNVVLISVESLSADFLQHFGGSHGNITPNLDALAEQSMFFDNLYANGTRTVRGLEALSLSIPPAPGDSLIKAHNNENLFTLADIFNDRGYQSDFVYGGYGYFDNMNYYFSHNGYHTVDRGDITKDQTIHHENVWGVADEDLYTLALKQMDQAQAAGKPFFLHIMTTTNHRPFTFPAGRVKERNGTREGAVAYTDWSIADFINRARSKPYFDDTIFVITADHCASSAGRSSVPINRYHIPLWIYAPKHIQPQHVKQLTAQIDIAPTVLGLLNFSYRSRFFGADIFQLPAGQERAFPATYEKLGYLKGDVLTVLEPQRKLEQVHPNFDTGDATPIQPIDQKQVDEATAFYQVAAYLFKHGKMVRKPEDSTAVKPEVAPSQSSPAVPSTVH; from the coding sequence GTGCCGATCAATCCTTCGCCATCGCCCCTGCGCCAGCGTTTCAAGCCCCTCTGGTGGCTGGGTATCGCCTATGTCGTCCTCGGCGCGATTACCCGCATCATCCTGCTGGCGATGTCCGGTAGCGGCGTACCGCTCAACCCGCTGTATTACCTGTACGCGTTCGGCATCGGCCTGGGCTATGACCTGATCACCCTGCTCTACGTCGCCTGGCCGCTGCTGCTGTATCTCTGGCTGATGCCGGTACGTGCCTATGTGTCGCGGCCAGGACAGTGGGTCCTGTACATCCTTGGCCTGGTGCTGCTGTTCTGGCTGATGTTCGTCGGCGCGTCCGAGCTGACGTTCTGGGCGGAATTCGGCACGCGCTTCAACTTTATCGCCGTGGATTACCTGGTCTATACGACCGAGGTGATCGGCAATATCCGCGAGTCCTATCCGATCGGCCGCTGGCTCACCCTGCTCGCGCTGGCCGCCATCATCGTGGTCTGGGTGACCCGCCGCGGCTTGCGCGCGAGCGATGGCGGCACGCGTTTCCTGCAACGCGGCAAGGTGGTGCTGGTGTGGTTCGTGCTCACCGTGCTTTCGGTGGTCGCGGTCAAGGGCACCTTGAAGGACCGTCTCGATAACGCCTACGTCAACGAACTGTCGGGCAACGGCATCTACGAGTTCTTTGCCGCCTTCCGCAGCAGCCATCTCGACTACGCGCGTTTCTATCGCACGCTGCCCGACGATCAGGCCTTCAAGGACGTGCGCGAGATGATCAAGACGCCCGAGGCCACCTATCTCACTGACGACCCGCAGGATCTCACCCGCGAGATCCGTCACGCCGGGCCCGAGAAGCACCTCAACGTGGTGTTGATCAGCGTGGAAAGCCTGTCGGCCGACTTCCTGCAGCACTTCGGCGGCAGCCACGGCAACATCACGCCCAATCTCGACGCGCTGGCCGAACAGAGCATGTTCTTCGACAACCTCTATGCCAACGGCACGCGCACCGTGCGTGGCCTGGAGGCCTTGTCGCTGTCGATTCCGCCGGCGCCGGGCGACTCGTTGATCAAGGCGCACAACAACGAAAACCTGTTCACGCTGGCCGATATCTTCAACGATCGCGGCTACCAGTCGGATTTTGTCTACGGTGGCTACGGCTACTTCGACAATATGAACTACTACTTCAGCCACAACGGCTACCACACGGTCGACCGCGGTGATATCACCAAGGACCAGACCATCCACCATGAAAACGTGTGGGGCGTGGCCGACGAAGATCTCTACACGCTCGCGCTCAAGCAAATGGACCAGGCACAGGCAGCCGGCAAGCCGTTCTTCCTGCACATCATGACCACCACCAACCACCGCCCCTTCACCTTCCCGGCCGGGCGCGTGAAGGAGCGCAACGGTACGCGCGAAGGCGCGGTGGCCTATACGGACTGGTCGATTGCCGATTTCATCAATCGCGCGCGTAGCAAGCCGTATTTCGACGACACCATCTTCGTAATCACCGCCGATCATTGCGCATCGAGCGCGGGCCGCAGCAGCGTGCCGATCAACCGCTATCACATCCCGCTATGGATCTATGCGCCCAAGCATATCCAGCCCCAGCACGTGAAGCAGCTGACCGCGCAGATCGACATCGCCCCGACCGTGCTTGGCCTGCTCAACTTCAGCTACCGCAGCCGCTTCTTCGGTGCGGATATCTTCCAGCTGCCGGCCGGGCAGGAACGCGCCTTCCCCGCCACCTACGAAAAGCTCGGCTACCTCAAGGGCGACGTACTGACGGTGCTCGAACCGCAGCGCAAGCTGGAGCAGGTGCACCCGAACTTCGACACCGGTGATGCGACGCCGATCCAGCCGATCGACCAGAAGCAGGTCGATGAAGCGACGGCGTTCTACCAGGTCGCCGCGTATCTGTTCAAACACGGCAAGATGGTGCGCAAGCCGGAAGACAGCACGGCGGTCAAACCCGAGGTGGCACCGTCTCAAAGTAGCCCGGCAGTCCCGTCGACGGTGCACTAA
- a CDS encoding SAM-dependent methyltransferase, producing MNPTVSSRLPSPSADEREHSDRLLSLLREQIAAHGPMPFAQYMERCLYAPGLGYYSAGKTKFGEAGDFVTAPELGELFGRCVVAATQPVLATLGGDADFLELGGGSGAFAETVLRAFHASQSLPRRYLILEPSADLRDRQRERLAAALPAEVFERVQWLDRPPEESWRGILFANEVIDALPTTRFAMRGGEVYEEHVVLDGEGRLMRSDRPADALVSGAVRHVERDLGAEFTDGYRSEILPQLPYWIQAIAGSLEAGLMLFIDYGYVRREFYLPERNDGTLMAHYRHRAHNDPFYLPGLNDLTASVDFTALAEAGNSAGFGVAAYVPQSTFLIGAGLQQAFEDAYEQAADEASRYRLAQEVKRLTLPDQMGERFQAMLFAKGMNVLPLPADLLSADQAGRL from the coding sequence ATGAATCCCACCGTATCTTCCCGCCTCCCTTCGCCCAGCGCCGACGAGCGTGAGCATTCCGATCGTCTGTTGAGCCTGCTGCGCGAGCAGATCGCCGCGCACGGGCCGATGCCGTTTGCGCAATACATGGAGCGCTGTCTGTATGCGCCGGGCCTGGGCTACTACAGCGCTGGCAAGACGAAGTTCGGTGAAGCCGGCGATTTCGTCACGGCGCCGGAACTGGGCGAGCTGTTCGGTCGCTGCGTCGTAGCCGCTACGCAACCGGTCCTGGCGACGTTAGGCGGCGACGCGGACTTTCTGGAACTGGGTGGCGGTAGCGGTGCGTTCGCCGAAACCGTGCTGCGTGCGTTTCATGCCAGCCAGTCGCTGCCACGTCGCTATCTGATTCTCGAGCCGAGCGCCGACCTGCGTGATCGTCAACGCGAACGTCTCGCAGCCGCGTTGCCCGCCGAGGTTTTCGAGCGCGTGCAATGGCTGGATCGGCCGCCGGAAGAAAGCTGGCGCGGCATCCTTTTTGCCAACGAAGTGATCGACGCCTTGCCGACGACACGCTTTGCGATGCGCGGCGGCGAGGTCTACGAAGAACATGTCGTGCTCGATGGCGAAGGTCGCCTGATGCGCAGCGATCGCCCTGCCGATGCGTTGGTGAGCGGCGCCGTGCGCCATGTCGAACGCGACCTGGGTGCTGAATTCACCGACGGCTATCGCTCGGAAATTCTGCCGCAACTGCCGTATTGGATTCAGGCGATCGCCGGTTCGCTGGAAGCGGGCCTCATGTTGTTCATCGATTACGGCTACGTGCGCCGCGAGTTCTATCTGCCCGAGCGTAACGATGGGACGCTGATGGCGCACTACCGGCATCGTGCGCACAACGATCCGTTCTATCTGCCAGGCCTCAACGATCTCACTGCGTCAGTCGATTTCACTGCGCTGGCCGAGGCGGGCAACAGCGCCGGGTTTGGCGTTGCCGCGTATGTGCCGCAGTCGACTTTCCTGATCGGAGCGGGGTTGCAACAGGCGTTCGAGGACGCTTATGAGCAAGCGGCCGACGAAGCCAGCCGTTATCGGCTTGCACAGGAAGTGAAGCGGCTGACGTTGCCCGATCAGATGGGCGAGCGTTTTCAGGCGATGCTGTTCGCCAAAGGCATGAACGTATTGCCGCTGCCGGCCGATCTATTGAGCGCGGACCAAGCCGGGCGCCTGTAG
- a CDS encoding transglycosylase SLT domain-containing protein has product MSEPTRPLRIRRLLLLTAGWLLLAGVAFADEPSEAQRAAFRQAYATAQQGGDAWREQARGLDDYPLYPYLEAASLTHDLRQLDRAAIEDYLRRYPDLIPAADLRRDFLLELARRKDWDTFLALYQPGINDTLSCDALQARLSKGEKLDFDKDLGTLWTKPSLPAAACEPVLGAAYDQGLLTSARLWDRIDRAADANQGGTVATLAQWLPDSEKQAGQRLASALSDPGGAVAAAATWPDTPRHRQAAMLALQRLARRQSGSADQGWQKLEHHFNFSPAQRGRILNALAVFHATDFDETALARLAALPTDAQTDSSREWRVRVALSQQDWPAVLAAIDAMPQAQRDDGEWRWFKARALDGLDRHQAAQSELVPLARESTYFGFLAADKLDTNYAICPLTLPANPQREQSLLANIGLQRAFELYYVGLPKLARREWSRALDGADPDTLRQAVDLAYRRGWYDRAVFTLNGGDALRYYEQRFPLAGQDGLVPQAQQAGIDPAWAYGILRAESAWMSDARSAADARGLMQLLPGTAALVAKRNGLPWNGGESLYDPVVNVALGTRYLAQLAARFNGAPWISSAAYNAGPARVDQWLAARGSLAPDLFVASIPFKETREYVARVMAFAVIYDWRMNGKAIALAERMPAIGGAYQLPTEQSRRKLVTCPAVVAPAKAESNGAPAALEPPAGASSAQPAPSASVR; this is encoded by the coding sequence ATGTCCGAACCCACACGGCCGCTTCGAATCCGACGCCTGCTTTTGTTGACCGCCGGCTGGCTGCTGCTCGCCGGTGTCGCGTTCGCCGACGAACCGAGCGAGGCGCAACGCGCCGCGTTCCGGCAAGCCTATGCCACGGCCCAGCAAGGTGGCGACGCCTGGCGCGAACAAGCCAGGGGGCTGGACGACTATCCCTTGTACCCGTACCTCGAAGCCGCATCGCTCACGCACGATCTGCGCCAGCTCGATCGCGCCGCCATCGAGGATTACCTGCGCCGCTATCCGGACCTGATCCCCGCCGCCGACCTGCGTCGCGATTTCCTGCTTGAGCTGGCACGCCGCAAGGATTGGGATACTTTTCTCGCGCTCTACCAACCCGGCATCAACGACACGCTGAGCTGCGATGCGCTACAGGCGCGCCTGTCCAAGGGCGAAAAGCTCGACTTCGACAAGGACCTGGGCACGCTGTGGACCAAGCCAAGCCTGCCTGCAGCCGCTTGCGAGCCGGTGCTTGGCGCCGCCTACGATCAAGGCCTGTTGACCTCGGCGCGCCTGTGGGACCGTATCGATCGTGCCGCGGATGCCAACCAGGGCGGCACCGTCGCTACGCTTGCGCAGTGGTTGCCTGACAGCGAAAAGCAGGCCGGACAACGCCTGGCCAGCGCCCTGAGCGATCCCGGCGGCGCCGTCGCCGCTGCGGCGACCTGGCCCGACACGCCGCGCCATCGCCAGGCCGCGATGCTCGCTTTGCAGCGACTTGCCCGACGTCAGTCCGGCAGCGCCGACCAAGGTTGGCAAAAGCTGGAGCACCACTTCAACTTCAGCCCCGCACAACGTGGGCGCATCTTGAACGCACTGGCCGTCTTTCACGCCACCGATTTCGACGAGACCGCCCTCGCACGCCTCGCCGCACTGCCGACCGACGCGCAAACCGATTCCAGTCGCGAGTGGCGCGTGCGCGTCGCCCTGTCGCAGCAGGATTGGCCGGCCGTGCTCGCCGCGATCGACGCGATGCCGCAGGCACAGCGTGACGACGGCGAATGGCGCTGGTTCAAGGCTCGCGCGCTGGACGGACTCGATCGCCACCAAGCGGCGCAAAGCGAGCTCGTTCCGCTGGCGCGCGAATCGACCTACTTCGGTTTTCTCGCGGCCGACAAGCTCGATACCAACTATGCGATCTGTCCGCTCACCTTGCCGGCCAACCCACAGCGCGAGCAGTCGCTGCTTGCCAATATCGGCCTGCAGCGCGCGTTCGAGCTGTATTACGTTGGACTGCCCAAGCTGGCGCGGCGCGAGTGGTCCCGCGCGCTGGACGGTGCCGACCCCGATACGTTGCGCCAGGCGGTCGATCTGGCCTATCGCCGCGGCTGGTACGACCGCGCGGTGTTCACGCTCAATGGCGGCGACGCGTTGCGCTATTACGAGCAGCGATTCCCGCTGGCCGGGCAGGACGGCCTGGTACCGCAGGCACAACAGGCCGGCATCGATCCGGCTTGGGCCTACGGCATCCTGCGCGCGGAAAGCGCCTGGATGAGCGATGCCCGCTCCGCTGCCGATGCCCGCGGACTGATGCAGCTGTTGCCTGGCACGGCGGCGCTGGTAGCCAAGCGTAACGGCCTGCCTTGGAATGGCGGCGAAAGTCTGTACGACCCGGTGGTCAATGTCGCATTAGGCACGCGCTATCTCGCGCAGCTGGCCGCACGTTTCAACGGCGCGCCCTGGATCTCCAGCGCGGCCTATAACGCCGGTCCCGCACGCGTCGATCAGTGGCTGGCTGCACGCGGCAGTCTGGCGCCGGATCTGTTCGTGGCGAGCATCCCGTTCAAGGAGACGCGCGAGTACGTCGCCCGCGTCATGGCCTTTGCGGTTATCTACGATTGGCGCATGAACGGCAAGGCCATCGCCTTGGCCGAGCGCATGCCGGCAATCGGCGGCGCCTACCAACTGCCGACTGAGCAAAGCCGGCGCAAGCTGGTGACCTGCCCGGCCGTCGTCGCTCCGGCCAAGGCCGAATCGAACGGCGCACCGGCAGCGCTGGAACCACCGGCCGGTGCCAGTTCGGCGCAGCCGGCGCCATCGGCGAGCGTGCGCTAA